A genomic region of Torulaspora delbrueckii CBS 1146 chromosome 7, complete genome contains the following coding sequences:
- the HAS1 gene encoding ATP-dependent RNA helicase HAS1 (similar to Saccharomyces cerevisiae HAS1 (YMR290C); ancestral locus Anc_5.40), whose amino-acid sequence MSESRKRSAEEESMENDDVVEEFSGLNLSDATMKAVEKMGFSSMTPVQARTIPPLLAGRDVLGAAKTGSGKTLAFLIPAIERLHSLKFKPRNGTGVIVITPTRELALQIFGVARELMEFHSQTYGIVIGGANRRQEADKLAKGVNMLIATPGRLLDHLQNTKGFVFKNLKALVIDEADRILEIGFEDEMRQIIKILPNDDRQSMLFSATQTTKVEDLARISLRPGPLFINVVSEKDNSTADGLEQGYVVCDSDKRFLLLFSFLKRNQKKKVIVFLSSCNSVKYYAELLNYIDLPVLELHGKQKQQKRTNTFFEFCNAERGILICTDVAARGLDIPAVDWIIQFDPPDDPRDYIHRVGRTARGTKGKGKSLMFLTPSELGFLRYLKAAKVPLNEYEFPTNKIANVQSQLEKLIKSNYYLHQTAKDGYRSYLQAYASHSLKTVYQIDKLDLAKVAKSYGFPVPPKVNITIGASGKTPQVKKRKINKN is encoded by the coding sequence ATGAGTGAGAGTAGGAAACGTagtgctgaagaagagagtatggaaaatgatgatgtggTTGAGGAATTCAGTGGGTTAAACCTTTCTGACGCTACGATGAAGGCTGTTGAGAAGATGGGGTTTAGTAGTATGACTCCTGTACAAGCTAGGACTATTCCTCCGCTTTTGGCGGGCCGGGATGTGCTTGGAGCAGCAAAGACTGGGTCTGGTAAGACTTTGGCGTTCTTGATTCCTGCCATTGAAAGGTTACATTCGTTGAAATTCaagccaagaaatggtaCGGGTGTGATTGTTATTACTCCTACTAGGGAACTagctttgcaaatttttggagTTGCCCGTGAATTGATGGAGTTCCATTCTCAGACATACGGGATCGTTATTGGAGGTGCGAACCGGAGACAAGAAGCAGACAAGTTGGCCAAAGGTGTTAACATGTTGATTGCTACACCTGGTCGTCTGTTGGATCATTTGCAGAATACCAAGGGATTTgtattcaagaatttgaaagctttagTGATCGATGAGGCGGACCGGATCTTGGAGATCGGGTTCGAGGATGAGATGAGACAAATTATCAAGATTTTACCCAACGACGATAGGCAGTCGATGTTATTTTCCGCAACGCAGACCACGAAGGTCGAGGATCTGGCTAGAATCTCGTTGAGACCAGGCCCATTGTTCATCAATGTCGTTTCGGAGAAGGATAACTCAACGGCAGATGGGTTGGAACAAGGCTATGTCGTTTGTGATAGTGACAAGAGATTCTTATTACTGTTCTCTTTCCTcaagagaaaccaaaagaagaaagtcatcGTATTTTTGTCGTCTTGTAACTCTGTGAAATACTACGCAGAGTTGCTCAACTACATCGATTTGCCCGTATTGGAATTACACGGTAAGCAGAAGCAACAAAAAAGAACAAACACTTTCTTCGAATTTTGTAATGCAGAGAGGGGGATTCTGATCTGTACCGATGTCGCTGCAAGAGGTCTAGATATCCCAGCGGTCGATTGGATCATTCAATTCGATCCTCCTGATGATCCAAGAGATTACATTCACAGAGTTGGTAGAACTGCTAGAGGTACCAAGGGTAAAGGTAAGTCGCTTATGTTCTTAACGCCAAGTGAACTCGGGTTCCTAAGATATCTAAAAGCCGCCAAGGTTCCTTTAAATGAATACGAGTTCCCAACTAACAAGATTGCCAACGTTCAATCTCAATTGGAGAAACTGATCAAATCTAACTACTACTTGCATCAAACCGCTAAGGATGGTTACAGATCATATTTACAAGCATACGCATCGcattctttgaaaactgTTTACCAGATAGATAAATTGGACCTCGCCAAGGTTGCGAAGTCCTATGGTTTCCCAGTACCTCCAAAGGTCAACATCACGATAGGAGCTAGCGGTAAGACCCCACAGGTCAAGAAGCGTAAAATAAATAAAAATTGA
- the TDEL0G00640 gene encoding uncharacterized protein (similar to Saccharomyces cerevisiae YGR266W; ancestral locus Anc_5.39) has translation MSFGENWFDSWDPESLYAESVVGCNGCVEGSPIESSGIVVGPVLRLKKVDYELGIYNGSVLIVTRDLQDAVPRIQFTVGCSLKSDLKVSSKPRNGEFESTLFHEETWDESVYRFFRYNIEIPLADIEQMVKYSVDGRNEPHYRFFIPSKTTNFNTISYSCNGFSLNVDTTKFKGSMWFDILNKHAKVRYNVMLGGGDQIYSDGIEVFCEKVKEWAQRKKLIHKFTTKVDAEFRRQLDAFYLREYIEWYGYGHWRGSTPKSKCTQKCFPYAMATIPSVNIWDDHDIIDGFGSYSDTFMKTDVFSSIGKFAYKYYMLFQHHVSLNEREAYLEDPIWLLGKKPSPYIEEVNHSVFTRIGPTMGLLGLDCRTERKLKEIVSESTYEIVFKKLAQEAQAAKMDHLMVMLGVPIAYPRMVLMEWIFSSRLLSPLRKLSRRTAFASGLVNDFNGDIELLDDLNDHWCARHHKKERNMLMGRLQDFGAKYGVRVTILSGDVHLASIGRFKTKRHRHHLYNTSEDEKHNAKVDNEPENDLRLMFNVISSAVVNTPPPNPMVTLLQSKANVHHFDHETDEDAVPLFNIEVSGAGNRREKCFLNRRNWSDIIPVENALKNEYLAKLYNVKIGDKVMPGIVSPATGLYREESTKKLAEKGFFQYPITEKGVVVSLNMETEPENPHSKSTRYCLPIPELRTTCAALSHSGLKHWNLK, from the coding sequence ATGAGTTTCGGTGAAAATTGGTTTGATTCTTGGGATCCCGAGTCGCTTTATGCCGAGAGCGTGGTGGGTTGTAATGGTTGTGTCGAGGGTTCACCTATTGAATCTAGTGGCATCGTTGTTGGACCTGTGTTGAGATTAAAAAAAGTAGATTATGAATTGGGAATTTATAATGGATCTGTGTTAATTGTTACACGGGATTTGCAGGATGCCGTCCCAAGAATTCAGTTCACTGTGGGCTGTTCTTTAAAATCTGATTTAAAAGTTTCGAGTAAACCTCGCAATGGAGAATTTGAGTCCACTTTGtttcatgaagaaacttggGATGAGTCCGTGTATCGTTTCTTTAGATACAATATTGAGATTCCACTAGCTGATATTGAGCAAATGGTGAAATATAGTGTTGATGGACGGAATGAACCGCACTATCGGTTTTTTATTCCTTCGAAGACTACTAATTTCAACACAATTTCTTATTCATGTAATGGGTTCTCCTTGAATGTCGACACTACCAAGTTTAAAGGGTCTATGTGgtttgatatcttgaataaaCATGCTAAAGTCCGTTATAACGTTATGCTTGGAGGAGGTGATCAAATCTACTCAGATGGTATTGAAGTTTTCTGTGAGAAAGTAAAGGAATGGGctcagaggaagaaattaaTACACAAGTTTACAACAAAGGTGGATGCAGAATTTCGGAGGCAATTGGATGCTTTTTACTTGAGAGAGTATATCGAATGGTATGGATATGGTCACTGGAGAGGTTCAACACCAAAATCTAAGTGTACTCAAAAATGTTTCCCCTATGCAATGGCTACAATTCCTTCGGTCAATATTTGGGACGACCACGATATTATCGATGGGTTTGGTTCTTACTCAGATACGTTTATGAAGACTGATGTTTTCAGCTCTATTGGTAAATTTGCCTACAAATACTACATGTTGTTCCAACATCACGTTAGTTTAAATGAACGTGAAGCATATTTAGAAGATCCAATTTGGCTGCTTGGTAAAAAGCCCAGTCCGTACATCGAAGAGGTTAATCACTCTGTTTTCACCAGGATCGGCCCCACGATGGGTCTTCTCGGTTTAGATTGTAGAACTGAGAGAAAATTAAAGGAGATTGTGAGCGAATCGACTTATGAAATTGTATTTAAGAAGCTTGCTCAAGAAGCTCAAGCCGCCAAGATGGATCATTTAATGGTCATGCTTGGTGTTCCCATCGCATATCCCAGAATGGTACTAATGGAATGGATCTTTTCCTCGAGGCTACTATCTCCCTTAAGAAAGttatcaagaagaacagcTTTTGCAAGTGGTCTGGTTAATGATTTTAACGGTGATATTGAGTTGCTAGACGATTTGAACGATCACTGGTGTGCCAGACACCACAAAAAGGAAAGAAACATGTTGATGGGCCGTTTGCAAGACTTTGGTGCCAAGTACGGTGTAAGGGTCACTATTCTATCCGGAGACGTTCACCTCGCGTCTATCGGCAGGTTCAAGACCAAGAGGCACAGACATCATTTGTACAATACCAGTGAAGACGAAAAGCACAATGCCAAGGTAGACAACGAACCAGAGAATGACTTGAGATTGATGTTCAATGTAATCTCCAGTGCTGTGGTCAATACTCCACCACCAAACCCAATGGTCACCTTGTTGCAATCCAAGGCTAATGTACACCATTTCGACCACGAAACTGACGAAGACGCTGTACCATTGTTTAACATTGAAGTCTCTGGAGCCGGTAACCGCCGTGAGAAATGTTTCCTGAATAGAAGAAACTGGTCCGATATCATTCCAGTCGAGAACGCGCTAAAGAATGAGTACTTAGCTAAGCTATACAACGTCAAGATTGGAGACAAAGTTATGCCCGGCATTGTCTCCCCGGCAACCGGTCTTTACCGCGAAGAATCAACCAAAAAATTGGCAGAGAAAGGTTTCTTCCAATACCCGATTACTGAGAAAGGTGTTGTTGTGTCACTAAACATGGAGACAGAACCAGAAAACCCCCATTCCAAAAGTACAAGATACTGCTTACCAATTCCAGAACTGAGAACAACCTGTGCTGCACTTTCGCACTCCGGTTTGAAGCACTGGAATTTAAAGTAA